A single Botrytis cinerea B05.10 chromosome 1, complete sequence DNA region contains:
- the Bcypt10 gene encoding Bcypt10, whose product MSTSLEAKIVVLGAQGVGKTSLLLRYIKNQFSPKTTTSTVGASFLTKRVVDAESDTIVRLQIWDTAGQERFRSISRLYYRGANACILCYSITSQTSFTEMSVWLTELRRNLPADIILHVVGTKADLVAKDPSAREVPFERCIAYVAENVTSISGSTPPATALGERGFGSWGGAGGGVWGSGGQGTTGIEGARSPSSKRSSGFWGMEVGWDCCHEVSAESGEGVEEVFRVITRKLVEQNNKMKEQLLSAVATPGTPGLGNDGMGIEGQTGYFDGIMRPGGSFRVGRGDRRSWLLGLTGGTPLGGSDVGTGVGIGSAYGNGNADGRERRDEEGGEVKRRGRCC is encoded by the exons ATGAGCACCTCCCTCGAAGCTAAGATAGTAGTGCTAGGCGCCCAAGGCGTAGGCAAAACATCACTCCTTCTtcgatatataaaaaatcaatttagtCCGAAAACTACGACGTCGACTGTGGGTGCGAGTTTTCTGACAAAAAGAGTGGTGGATGCCGAGAGTGATACAATTGTGAGATTACAGATTTGGGATACGGCGGGACAGGAAAGATTTAG ATCCATATCCCGCCTATACTACCGCGGGGCAAATGCCTGTATCCTCTGCTACAGCATCACATCCCAAACCTCATTCACCGAAATGTCCGTCTGGCTTACCGAACTTCGTCGCAATCTTCCTGCGGATATCATCCTTCATGTCGTAGGCACCAAAGCCGATCTCGTCGCTAAAGATCCTAGTGCAAGAGAAGTCCCATTCGAGAGGTGTATTGCATATGTAGCCGAAAACGTCACATCTATTTCAGGCAGTACACCGCCTGCTACAGCTTTGGGAGAACGTGGTTTCGGCAGTTGGGGTGGCGCCGGAGGTGGAGTTTGGGGATCTGGCGGTCAAGGCACAACGGGGATAGAAGGTGCACGATCGCCTTCTAGTAAGAGAAGTTCTGGGTTCTGGGGTATGGAAGTGGGGTGGGATTGTTGTCATGAAGTTAGTGCGGAGAGTGGAGAGGGCGTGGAGGAAGTTTTTAGAGTTATTACAAGGAAGCTTGTGGAACAGAATAATAAGATGAAAGAACAACTTTTGAGCGCGGTAGCGACTCCTGGTACGCCTGGTTTGGGgaatgatgggatggggatagAGGGGCAAACGGGATATTTTGATGGAATCATGAGGCCTGGAGGAAGTTTTAGAGTGGGGAGGGGAGATAGGAGAAGTTGGTTGCTGGGGCTAACAGGGGGGACGCCGCTTGGAGGAAGTGATGTTGGGACCGGAGTAGGGATTGGGAGTGcatatggaaatggaaatgcggatgggagggagaggagggatgAAGAGGGGGGTGAGGTTaagaggagggggagatgttgttga
- the Bcist2 gene encoding Bcist2: protein MASLKSIYEPNPALGNALHTNFEVDFVIDYRFATTNKIEAEAQFVKLIEALNDVGLMTEVRNGDNCSLLIFVKTASVRHLRSEVYRSRVQDWLYGVRTAAPEKNMQEALSAEPMTEAERLRLVYLLITQPKNEGGAGITPKRGEWKGVESIFPLHDHAFNMAWIKEITSKYLLTTKDLEDIKDRFGEKIGFYFAFLQSYFMFMVFPAAFGFCAWVLLGQYSPIYAVVNGLWGIVYTEYWKKQETDLAVQWGVRGVSKIQHKRPDFKHEKEIKDPVTGEQIKFYSPVKRLSRQLLQVPFALCAVVILGSLIATCFAIEIFISEVYNGPFKAYLTFLPTVILTIFMPTLSVLLTGFASKLTDLENYETTDAHDAAMVHKIFVLNFITSYMPIFLTAFVYVPFAKVIVPHLDIFQMAVRPFAENDEQMTAPKAGFQIDPDRLKKQVIYFTVTAQIVNFALEVILPYVKQKVFKKYREIQADRAAKRGGSSTPESDHPEESAFLIRVRNEAELGIYDVTSDFREMVIQFGYLSLFSVVWPLTGLSFLINNWIELRGDALKIALETQRPVPWRADSIGPWIEALGFLSWLGSLSAAALVYLFSGDGLGPDGTPSKMTGWGVLLTMFFSEHIYLTLRRGIRLALSKIDSPGLQRERRERFAVRKHYLEETISQEAAENAASGGITNGEKISRNTLEEEARESSLKGHGTAEERFWQRQRGQGETIAMGRSFINKTAPDVESKKEL, encoded by the exons ATGGCTTCGCTCAAGAGTATTTACGAGCCAAACCCAGCTCTGGGAAATGCTTTGCATACCAATTTTGA AGTCGACTTCGTAATCGATTATCGTTTTGCTACTACGA ACAAAATCGAAGCCGAAGCACAATTCGTAAAGCTTATCGAAGCTCTCAACGATGTTGGGTTAATGACTGAAGTGCGAAATGGAGACAACTGTTCACTTCTTATATTTGTCAAAACTGCTTCGGTCAGACATCTACGGTCCGAAGTATATCGCTCCAGAGTACAAGATTGGTTATATGGAGTTCGAACAGCTGCCCCGGAAAAGAACATGCAAGAGGCTTTGAGTGCAGAACCAATGACTGAGGCCGAACGATTAAGATTGGTCTACCTGTTAATCACACAACCGAAAAATGAAGGTGGTGCTGGAATCACGCCTAAGAGAGGGGAGTGGAAGGGAGTCGAATCGATATTTCCTCTTCATGATCATGCATTCAATATGGCTTGGATTAAGGAAATTACCTCAAAGTATCTTCTCACAACCAAGGATCTAGAGGATATCAAAGACAGATTTGGTGAAAAGATTGGATTCTATTTCGCCTTTCTACAATCTTATTTCATGTTCATGGTATTTCCTGCGGCATTCGGATTTTGCGCTTGGGTTCTCTTGGGTCAATATTCTCCAATATATGCCGTAGTCAATGGCTTGTGGGGCATTGTCTATACGGAATATtggaagaaacaagaaactGATCTTGCAGTACAATGGGGTGTTCGAGGAGTATCAAAAATCCAACACAAAAGACCCGACTTCAAGCATGAAAAGGAAATCAAGGATCCAGTCACTGGAGAGCAGATTAAGTTTTACTCGCCAGTGAAAAGGCTGAGTCGTCAACTACTACAAGTACCTTTCGCACTCTGTGCTGTTGTGATATTGGGAAGTTTGATTGCAACTTGCTTTGCAATTGAGATCTTCATTTCTGAAGTTTATAATGGTCCATTCAAGGCATATTTG ACTTTCTTACCCACTGTAATTCTGACAATTTTCATGCCAACACTGTCTGTTCTTTTGACAGGATTTGCCTCAAAATTGACAGACCTTGAGAATTACGAAACTACTGATG CTCATGATGCGGCAATGGTCCACAAAATCTTCGTTCTCAACTTCATAACATCCTACATGCCGATCTTCCTCACGGCATTTGTCTATGTCCCATTTGCTAAAGTCATCGTCCCTCATTTAGATATTTTCCAAATGGCCGTGAGACCATTTGCGGAAAATGATGAACAAATGACAGCACCAAAAGCCGGATTTCAAATTGATCCTGATAGATTAAAGAAGCAGGTTATCTACTTCACGGTTACAGCACAAATCGTCAATTTCGCTCTTGAGGTCATTCTTCCATATGTCAAACAAAAAGTCTTCAAAAAATACAGAGAAATCCAAGCTGATCGTGCCGCCAAACGTGGGGGTTCCTCAACACCGGAAAGTGATCATCCAGAAGAGAGCGCATTCTTGATCCGTGTAAGAAATGAAGCCGAACTAGGTATCTATGACGTAACATCAGATTTCCGAGAAATGGTCATTCAATTCGGTTATTTATCTCTCTTTTCAGTCGTTTGGCCTCTCACtggtctttctttcttgattaACAATTGGATTGAACTTAGAGGTGATGCTCTCAAAATCGCATTGGAAACGCAACGTCCTGTTCCATGGCGCGCGGATTCTATAGGCCCATGGATTGAAGCATTGGGTTTCTTGTCATGGTTGGGAAGTCTTAGTGCGGCAGCTCTGGTATATCTATTTTCTGGGGATGGACTCGGACCGGATGGAACACCAAGTAAGATGACAGGATGGGGAGTGTTACTTACTATGTTTTTCTCGGAACATATTTATTTGACTTTGAGAAGAGGCATTCGATTGGCATTGAGTAAAATTGATAGTCCGGGTTtgcagagagagagaagggaaagattTGCAGTCAGGAA GCATTATCTAGAAGAAACCATATCGCAAGAAGCGGCGGAAAATGCTGCTTCGGGAGGGATTACAAATGGGGAGAAGATTAGTAGAAATACgttggaggaagaagcaaGAGAATCGAGTTTGAAAGGTCATGGAACTGCAGAGGAGAG ATTCTGGCAGAGACAAAGAGGACAAGGAGAAACTATCGCGATGGGAAGAAGTTTTATCAATAAGACTGCTCCAGATGTGGAATCGAAGAAGGAACTTTGA
- the Bcpfy1 gene encoding Bcpfy1, with translation MSWQAYIDTSLCGSGHVEKGAIYNLEGTSCWATSPDFAITPEEMAEVKNGLDGKTDSLYANGLHIAKDRYVLTKVEDDNKMLYARKGKDGLVIGKTVQAIIVARYVDPMIAGNTAETVQKLVDYLVKVGY, from the exons ATGTCGTGGCAGG CTTATATCGACACAAG TCTTTGCGGAAGCGGACATGTTGAGAAGGGAGCTATTTACAATTTGGAGGGAACCTCTTGCTGGGCCACCAGTCCTGATTTTGCG ATCACCCCTGAAGAAATGGCTGAGGTCAAAAACGGACTTGATGGTAAAACAGACAGTCTATACGCAAATGGTTTACATATTGCAAAGGATAGATATGTTCTTACAAAGGTGGAGGATGATAATAAGATGCTCTATGCTAGAAAG GGCAAAGATGGTCTCGTCATCGGTAAAACTGTCCAAGCAATCATCGTAGCCCGATACGTCGACCCAATGATCGCCGGAAACACCGCCGAGACTGTTCAAAAATTGGTCGATTATCTCGTTAAAGTTGGCTACTAA
- the Bccyb2 gene encoding Bccyb2, whose product MAKLTGQEVAEHNSKESCWVIVHGKAYDVTEFLPEHPGGPKIILKYAGKDATEEYEPIHPPDTLDKFLDKSKHLGPVDMGTVKKEEKEFDPDEEARQERISRMPILEQCYNLMDFESVARRVMKKTAWAYYSSGADDEITMRENHSAFHKIWFRPKVLVDVEKVDFTTTMLGTKVDIPFYVTATALGKLGHPEGEVVFTRAAKKHNVIQMIPTLASCSFDEIMDAAEGEQVQWLQLYVNKDREITKKIVQHAERRGCKGLFITVDAPQLGRREKDMRSKFTDVGSSVQSSSGQSTDNSQGAARAISSFIDPALSWKDIPWFKSITKMPIILKGVQRVEDVIRAVECGVQGVVLSNHGGRQLDFARSGIEVLAEVMPVLRERGWENRIEIYIDGGVRRSTDIIKALCLGAKGVGIGRPFLYAMSAYGLAGVDRAMQLLKDEMEMNMRLIGCSSVDQLNPTLIDTRGLSSHTTMVPIDTLGMTTYDPLANPAEKAKL is encoded by the exons ATGGCCAAGTTGACTGGACAGGAAGTCGCAGAACACAACTCGAAAGAGTCATGTTGGGTTATTGttcat GGGAAAGCTTATGATGTTACGGAATTCTTACCTG AACATCCGGGCGGACCCAAGATCATTCTCAAATATGCC GGCAAAGATGCAACTGAAGAATACGAACCAATTCATCCCCCTGATACTCTCGATAAATTCCTAGACAAATCGAAACATCTAGGACCAGTTGATATGGGCACAgtcaagaaggaagaaaaagaattcgaTCCAGATGAGGAGGCAAGACAAGAGAGAATTTCACGCATGCCAATTCTAGAACAATGCTACAATTTGATGGATTTCGAGTCCGTGGCAAGAAGAGTTATGAAGAAGACTGCTTGGGCATACTATTCTAGCGGTgctgatgatgaaatt ACTATGCGAGAAAATCATTCCGCCTTCCATAAGATATGGTTTCGACCAAAGGTTCTTGTCGACGTGGAAAAGGTCGATTTTACCACAACTATGCTTGGAACGAAAGTCGATATCCCTTTCTATGTGACAGCTACAGCATTAGGAAAGCTTGGACACCCTGAGGGAGAGGTTGTCTTCACACGAGCGGCGAAGAAACATAATGTTATACAAATGATTCCAACTCTAGCATCTTGCTCATTTGATGAAATCATGGATGCCGCAGAGGGAGAGCAAGTTCAATGGTTACAATTATACGTTAACAAGGATCGAGAGATTACAAAGAAGATTGTCCAACATGCCGAACGTCGTGGTTGCAAGGGTCTATTCATCACAGTCGACGCTCCTCAAttaggaagaagagaaaaggataTGCGTTCCAAATTCACGGATGTAGGATCTTCTGTTCAATCAAGCAGTGGACAATCCACGGACAACTCTCAAGGTGCAGCAAGAGCTATTTCGAGCTTTATCGATCCAGCTTTGAGTTGGAAAGATATTCCTTGGTTCAAGTCTATTACCAAGATGCCTATCATTCTCAAGGGTGTTCAACGTGTGGAAGATGTTATTCGAGCTGTCGAATGTGGTGTTCAAGGTGTTGTACTTTCCAATCACGGAGGCCGACAATTGGATTTTGCTCGATCAGGTATCGAAGTTCTCGCAGAAGTCATGCCTGTTCTTCGAGAACGTGGGTGGGAAAACCGTAtcgaaatttatattgatggCGGGGTGAGAAGATCCACGGATATTATCAAAGCACTTTGTTTAGGTGCTAAAGGTGTTGGAATCGGTCGACCTTTCTTATATGCTATGAGTGCGTATGGACTGGCAGGTGTAGATCGTGCTATGCAGCTATtgaaagatgagatggaaatgaatatGAGGTTGATTGGGTGTTCGAGCGTGGATCAGTTGAATCCGACATTGATTGACACCAGAGGATTGAGTTCACATACTACCATGGTTCCGATTGATACTTTG GGTATGACGACTTATGATCCTCTGGCGAATCCAGCAGAGAAGGCGAAGTTGTGA